A portion of the Granulosicoccus antarcticus IMCC3135 genome contains these proteins:
- a CDS encoding MFS transporter, giving the protein MSGLIALAVAYVLSQFYRSFLAVLTPQLTIELGADKADLSLASGVWFISFAIMQFAVGVGLDRFGPRRTAALIFGVAAAGGAFVFATAQSPTAVVIAMALIGAGCSPVLMASLFIFAQRFDARQFAVMTSSLVAFGNLGNVVGTSPLAAAAEAYGWRVVMAGLGGLSLLVAAAILILVRDPKVDAPSGAGLSGYITLMKSPVLWAIMIMTLLCYAPVAGIRGLWAGPYLTDLYTADSLLIGKVTLWMAMAMVAGSLAYGPLDKVFNTRKWVVFFGNFFVLLALLMFVFQPVPGITTATILFIIIGLCGTSYGVVMAHGRSFLPPHLVGRGVTLINFCSIFGAGLMQFVTGSLVAAQPDSSSSLTYQVLFGSYAVLLTIALLIYLTSKDAPPGTVAGQTR; this is encoded by the coding sequence ATGTCCGGACTTATCGCTCTGGCAGTCGCCTATGTGCTCTCACAGTTCTATCGCTCGTTCCTGGCGGTACTCACGCCACAGCTGACAATCGAGCTGGGAGCAGACAAGGCAGATCTTTCACTCGCTTCGGGTGTCTGGTTCATCAGTTTCGCCATCATGCAATTCGCAGTCGGTGTCGGTCTTGACCGCTTTGGCCCACGGCGCACCGCAGCGCTAATCTTTGGCGTGGCAGCCGCAGGCGGAGCCTTTGTTTTCGCAACCGCTCAGTCGCCCACCGCTGTCGTTATTGCCATGGCCTTGATCGGAGCAGGTTGCTCCCCCGTTCTCATGGCCTCCCTGTTCATCTTCGCACAACGATTTGATGCACGACAGTTTGCGGTCATGACCTCCTCATTAGTTGCTTTCGGCAATCTGGGTAATGTCGTCGGCACCAGCCCTCTGGCTGCCGCGGCAGAGGCCTATGGTTGGCGAGTGGTCATGGCAGGTCTTGGCGGATTGTCGCTATTAGTAGCAGCCGCCATACTCATACTGGTCCGCGACCCTAAGGTAGATGCACCCAGTGGCGCCGGCCTGTCAGGCTATATCACGCTGATGAAGTCACCGGTGTTATGGGCGATCATGATCATGACCTTACTCTGCTATGCCCCCGTTGCAGGCATTCGTGGTCTGTGGGCTGGGCCATACCTGACAGATCTGTACACTGCAGATAGTCTGCTTATCGGCAAGGTTACCTTGTGGATGGCAATGGCAATGGTCGCCGGCAGTCTCGCCTATGGTCCATTGGACAAGGTGTTCAACACACGCAAATGGGTCGTTTTCTTCGGCAATTTCTTCGTACTGCTGGCCTTGCTGATGTTCGTTTTTCAGCCAGTACCGGGCATTACCACGGCCACCATCCTGTTCATCATTATTGGTTTGTGCGGCACCAGTTATGGTGTCGTCATGGCTCATGGCCGCTCGTTTCTGCCACCACATCTGGTTGGTCGAGGCGTCACTCTGATCAACTTCTGCTCAATTTTTGGTGCCGGCCTGATGCAGTTCGTGACCGGCAGCCTGGTGGCAGCACAGCCGGACAGCAGCTCATCACTGACCTACCAGGTGCTGTTTGGTAGTTATGCGGTGCTGCTCACTATTGCATTACTGATCTACCTGACATCCAAGGATGCACCACCAGGAACAGTGGCTGGACAAACCCGTTGA
- a CDS encoding 4Fe-4S dicluster domain-containing protein, with protein MQKSLHIDPGKCTGCLQCEAACSLVNEGEINPSKSRIKVFTFHDEGRFVPYTCTQCDEAWCMQACPVDAIVLNPVNGSKDVLTDICVGCKVCTIACPFGTINYNTSTGKVVKCDLCGGDPECVAACPTQAITYVDANATGLDKMRAWAAKTDTSTGA; from the coding sequence ATGCAGAAATCCCTGCACATTGATCCGGGCAAGTGTACCGGATGCCTGCAATGCGAGGCAGCGTGCTCGTTAGTCAACGAGGGGGAGATCAATCCCTCCAAATCGCGTATCAAAGTCTTCACTTTTCATGATGAAGGACGCTTCGTTCCGTATACCTGTACACAGTGTGATGAAGCCTGGTGTATGCAAGCCTGCCCCGTGGATGCCATCGTACTGAATCCGGTTAACGGATCCAAGGATGTACTGACCGATATCTGTGTTGGCTGTAAGGTCTGCACGATTGCCTGTCCGTTCGGCACCATCAACTACAACACATCGACTGGCAAGGTCGTGAAATGCGATCTGTGCGGTGGCGATCCTGAATGCGTCGCAGCCTGCCCCACACAAGCCATTACCTATGTGGACGCCAATGCAACAGGGCTCGACAAGATGCGTGCCTGGGCTGCAAAGACTGATACGTCAACAGGCGCCTGA
- a CDS encoding aldehyde ferredoxin oxidoreductase family protein, which produces MSWTRKILRINLSNGNIAEEPLNMEWANDYLGQRGLATRYLVDEIDPHCDALGPDNKLIMTTGPLTGTTASTGGRYSVVCKSPLTGTVACSNSGGFFGAELKFAGWDMIIFEGKAASPVYLHIENEAVKLMPADDLWGQSVWAADHLLRQKHLDPQIRIACVGRSAEQGCLYSAIVNDLHRAAGRSGVGTVMASKNLKAVVVRGTNGISNISDPKRFMQTVRDGKKVLAENAVTGQGLPAYGTQVLMNVINEVGALPTRNMREIQFEGASNVGGEAMHEPRKSDGKANLTTNGACYACTIACGRISTVDRTHFSVKDKPEYWINSGGLEYEAAWALGPDTGIDDIDALTYVNFLCNEDGMDPISFGSTVAAAMEMFEDGNITTEHTGGMELKFGSAEALCWAAEVTAKGEGFGVDLGLGSKRLCEKYGRPELSMTVKGQEFPAYDPRGIQGMGLAYATSNRGACHLRGYTVASEILGIPEKTDPLESEGKAGLVKAFQDATAAVDSAGLCVFTTFAWTMDDIAPQVDAACEGDWSTERMMEVGERIWNMERDFNQKAGITGADDTLPTRLLKEGGGTGPAKGRVSELDKMLPEYYQLRGYSADGSMTEETRQKWSLPA; this is translated from the coding sequence ATGAGTTGGACGAGAAAAATACTTCGCATTAATCTGAGTAACGGCAATATCGCTGAAGAGCCTCTCAATATGGAGTGGGCCAATGACTATCTGGGACAGCGAGGCCTGGCGACACGTTATCTGGTAGATGAAATCGATCCCCATTGTGATGCACTGGGACCAGACAATAAGCTGATCATGACCACAGGCCCGCTGACGGGCACGACAGCCTCTACGGGCGGACGATATTCGGTGGTCTGCAAGAGCCCGCTGACGGGCACGGTAGCCTGCTCCAACTCGGGTGGCTTTTTTGGAGCCGAGCTGAAATTTGCAGGCTGGGACATGATTATCTTTGAAGGCAAGGCTGCCAGCCCCGTTTATCTGCATATCGAAAACGAAGCAGTGAAGCTGATGCCTGCTGACGATCTATGGGGACAATCTGTCTGGGCTGCAGATCATCTGCTGCGTCAGAAGCACCTGGACCCACAAATTCGCATTGCCTGCGTCGGTCGCTCAGCCGAACAAGGTTGTCTGTATTCCGCCATTGTCAACGATTTGCACCGTGCCGCGGGTCGTTCAGGCGTCGGTACAGTCATGGCATCCAAGAATCTCAAGGCTGTCGTGGTTCGTGGTACCAACGGTATTTCCAATATCAGTGATCCCAAGCGGTTCATGCAAACGGTCAGAGACGGCAAGAAGGTACTGGCAGAAAACGCGGTCACCGGCCAGGGTTTGCCTGCCTACGGTACGCAAGTGCTCATGAACGTGATCAATGAAGTGGGTGCCCTGCCGACACGCAATATGCGTGAGATTCAGTTCGAAGGTGCCTCCAATGTCGGCGGTGAAGCAATGCATGAGCCTCGCAAATCCGATGGCAAAGCTAATCTGACAACCAACGGTGCCTGCTACGCCTGCACGATTGCCTGTGGACGAATCTCGACAGTGGATCGTACGCACTTCTCGGTCAAGGACAAACCTGAATACTGGATCAATTCTGGTGGGCTTGAATACGAAGCCGCCTGGGCATTGGGACCCGATACCGGTATCGATGATATCGACGCGCTGACCTACGTCAATTTCCTGTGCAACGAAGATGGCATGGATCCGATCTCATTTGGTTCTACCGTCGCGGCTGCCATGGAGATGTTTGAAGATGGGAACATTACCACCGAGCATACCGGCGGTATGGAGCTGAAGTTCGGATCCGCAGAGGCGCTCTGTTGGGCCGCCGAAGTGACTGCCAAGGGTGAAGGATTCGGTGTGGATCTGGGATTGGGTTCCAAACGGTTGTGTGAGAAATACGGCCGGCCGGAGCTATCCATGACCGTCAAGGGGCAGGAATTTCCTGCTTATGACCCTCGTGGCATTCAGGGTATGGGTCTTGCCTACGCCACCTCAAACAGGGGTGCTTGCCACCTGCGTGGATACACGGTTGCCTCAGAGATCCTGGGTATTCCGGAGAAAACCGATCCGCTGGAATCAGAGGGTAAAGCCGGTCTGGTCAAGGCCTTTCAGGATGCCACTGCAGCTGTGGACTCGGCGGGACTGTGTGTATTCACAACCTTCGCATGGACCATGGATGACATTGCTCCGCAAGTGGATGCTGCCTGTGAAGGCGATTGGTCTACCGAACGGATGATGGAAGTGGGTGAACGTATCTGGAATATGGAAAGAGATTTCAACCAGAAGGCGGGTATTACCGGTGCTGACGATACGCTGCCAACTCGACTGCTCAAGGAAGGCGGAGGCACAGGTCCAGCCAAAGGTCGAGTCAGCGAGCTGGACAAGATGCTGCCTGAGTATTATCAGTTACGTGGCTACAGTGCAGATGGCTCCATGACTGAGGAAACTCGTCAGAAATGGTCGCTACCCGCATAG
- a CDS encoding NAD(P)/FAD-dependent oxidoreductase — MHYVIIGAGPAGVNAAEHLRQYDPQGQITMLVAEQVPPYSRMALPYYLADNIAPEGTYLRKGSNHFESLNITLKQGRASSLDTQNKTLTLQDGETLGYDKLLIASGATATRPPIPGIDLERVYNCWTLQDAHKIVATTKRGSKVILMGAGFIGCIILEALDERGVDLTVIEMENRMVSRMTNETMGTMIKDWCVAKGINVLTSTQVTEISENEGSAALNVTTKSGESLQADVVICATGVRSNTAFLLDSGIEVDMGIIVDDFLQTSAPDVYAAGDVARGRDLSTGEYQVQAIQPTAVEHGKLAAHNMVYGHKTPHPGNVNMNVLDTVGLISTSFGLWMGVEGGEQAEMSDVDNFKYLNLQFKDDVLVGASSLGMTQHVGVMRGLIQTGCRLGPWKEKLMREPNRLTEAYLACAQSQNVSMSAS, encoded by the coding sequence ATGCATTACGTGATTATCGGCGCAGGACCCGCAGGTGTGAATGCCGCAGAGCACCTTCGCCAGTATGACCCGCAGGGACAGATCACAATGCTGGTGGCAGAGCAGGTACCACCGTATTCGCGCATGGCATTGCCCTATTATCTGGCAGACAATATAGCGCCTGAAGGTACTTATTTGCGCAAGGGCTCCAATCATTTTGAATCCCTGAACATCACCCTCAAACAAGGCCGTGCCAGCTCTCTGGATACACAGAACAAGACCTTGACGCTGCAAGACGGCGAGACCTTGGGTTATGACAAATTGCTGATCGCCAGTGGTGCCACCGCCACACGTCCACCTATTCCCGGTATTGATCTGGAGCGGGTCTACAACTGCTGGACCTTGCAAGATGCGCACAAGATTGTGGCAACGACCAAACGTGGTTCCAAGGTCATACTGATGGGCGCAGGCTTCATTGGCTGCATCATTCTGGAAGCTTTGGACGAGCGAGGAGTGGATCTGACGGTTATCGAAATGGAAAACCGGATGGTGTCACGCATGACCAATGAAACGATGGGCACCATGATCAAGGACTGGTGTGTGGCCAAGGGTATCAACGTGCTGACCTCTACCCAGGTCACAGAAATTTCGGAAAATGAAGGAAGTGCGGCACTAAATGTCACGACAAAATCAGGTGAAAGCCTGCAGGCGGATGTGGTCATTTGTGCAACGGGAGTGCGTTCGAATACCGCCTTTCTTCTTGATAGTGGTATCGAGGTTGATATGGGCATCATCGTTGATGATTTTCTGCAAACCAGTGCACCGGATGTTTATGCAGCAGGCGATGTTGCCAGAGGCCGGGATCTGTCGACCGGCGAGTACCAAGTGCAGGCAATTCAGCCGACAGCGGTTGAACATGGCAAGTTGGCTGCCCACAATATGGTATATGGCCACAAGACTCCGCATCCGGGTAATGTGAACATGAACGTACTGGATACTGTGGGTCTGATTTCTACCTCATTCGGACTATGGATGGGAGTTGAAGGGGGCGAGCAGGCAGAAATGTCAGATGTGGACAACTTCAAGTATCTGAATCTGCAATTCAAGGATGATGTTCTGGTAGGTGCCAGTAGTCTTGGTATGACTCAGCATGTGGGTGTCATGCGCGGACTGATTCAAACAGGCTGCCGCTTGGGACCATGGAAAGAAAAGTTGATGAGAGAACCTAATCGGCTCACGGAAGCCTATCTGGCGTGTGCCCAGAGTCAGAATGTCTCAATGAGTGCGTCCTGA
- a CDS encoding MoaD/ThiS family protein yields MKITFKLYATLQDLLPAGAVKNAIEIEVPEEVSLNDLIDRFQVPRELAHLVLVNGIFHCKEDRDKSGMLKNNDVLAIWPPVAGG; encoded by the coding sequence ATGAAGATTACTTTCAAGCTTTACGCAACCCTGCAGGATCTCTTGCCTGCCGGGGCTGTAAAGAATGCTATCGAAATCGAGGTTCCCGAAGAGGTATCCCTCAACGATCTTATCGATCGTTTTCAGGTGCCTCGTGAACTTGCACACCTGGTACTGGTCAATGGCATTTTCCATTGTAAGGAAGATAGAGACAAGTCCGGTATGCTGAAAAATAATGATGTGCTGGCTATCTGGCCGCCTGTAGCGGGAGGCTGA